Sequence from the Streptomyces sp. NBC_00440 genome:
GGGCGGTCAGGAGGCTTCCGCGTCCTGACCGCCCCGTTCAGAGCGTTCCGCAATCCGGTACGGGTCACACCCCGGACGGCACTTCTGTCCGGTCTCCGGAGCCGCCCCCGCCCTCCGCCGCGATCCGCTTGTTCCTGCGGACCGACGACCAGAAGGACAAGCCGATCAGCACGACTCCGACGAGGCCGGTGATGATCTCGTTGATGTCGTACTGGATGGTGACGAGCAGGATCACCGAGAGCGCGCCGATCGCGTAGTGGGCGCCGTGCTCCAGGAAGACGTAGTCGTCCAGGGTGCCCTGGCGGACCAGGTAGACGGTGAGCGACCTGACGTACATGGCGCCGATACCGAGGCCGAGCGTCATCAGCACGATGTCGTTGGTGATGGCGAAGGCGCCGATGACCCCGTCGAACGAGAAGGAGGCGTCGAGGACTTCCAGGTAGAGGAACATGAAGAACGCGGCCTTGCCGGCCATCATGACCGCAGGTACAGCCGAGCCGGACTTCCTGGCTTCCTCCTCGGCCTCCTGCTCACGCTCCTCGTCCTCTTCCAGCCGGTTCTCGAAGTACCCGGAGAGTCCGCCCACCACGAGATAGGCGATGAGCCCGGCGATACCGGAGATGAGGACCGTCTGCGCCTTGTCCGCGTGCACGCCGCCGTGCTGGTGGGCGTGGGTGGCAACGGTGAAGGAGGAGATCAGCAGCACCACGAGCGCGATGCAGACCGAGAGCATGTCGACCTTGCCGAGCTTGGCCAGCGGGCGCTCGATCCAGCGGAGCCACTGGATGTCACGGTCCTCGAAGATGAAGTCGAGGAAGATCATCATCAGGAACATGCCACCGAAGGCAGCGATCGACGGGTGGGCGTCGGTGACCAGCTGCTGGTAGTGGTCCTTCTCGTTGACTGCCAGCTTCACCGCTTCGATCGGATTGATCTTGGCGCTGATGGCGACGATCACGACGGGGAAGACCAGTCGCATACCGAAGACGGCGATGAGCACACCGACCGTGAGGAAGATCTTCTGCCAGAAGGCACTCATCTTCTTCAGGATTCCGGCGTTGATCACCGCGTTGTCGAACGACAGAGAGATCTCCAGGACGCCCAGGATCGCCACAACGCCCAGGGCGGTCCATCCGTCGTAGATCACCGCCGCGGCAAGACCGACCACGGTGATCACGAATGACCACCCGAAGGTTTTCAGAAGCACTGGCTACCCCATCGTGTGTGTACGGGTTCCCCCGCGCCGTGCGCGGCCCAGGTGTTGTCCCAGTCCTGCATTCTCCCGGGGTGCGAACCCTGGACCCCCGGCACGGAACCCGGGAGATCTCCCGGACTTGAACCACGCCGGAAGAATGCTTTAGGAAACATTGACCCCGAAGTCTAGAGCGATGCCCCGCAGCCCTGACGCGTACCCCTGCCCCACGGCCCGGAACTTCCATTCGCCGCCGTACCGGTACAGCTCGCCGAAGATCATCGCGGTCTCCGTCGAGGCGTCCTCGCTCAGGTCGTACCGCGCCAGCTCCTGGCCGTCGGCCTGGTTCACCACGCGGATGAAGGCGTTGGCGACCTGGCCGAAGGTCTGGCCACGGCTGTCCGCCTCGTGGATCGAGACCGGGAAGACGATCTTGTCGCAGTGGGCGGGCACCTTGGAGAGGTCGACGATGATCGACTCGTCGTCGCCCTCGCCCTCACCGGTGAGGTTGTCGCCGGTGTGCTCCACAGAACCGTCCGGGCTGGTCAGCTGGTTGTAGAAGATGAAGTACTCGTCGCCGAGCACCCGGCCCGACTGGCACAGCAGCGCGCTGGCGTCGAGGTCGAAGTCCGCTCCGGTGGTGGAGCGTGCGTCCCAGCCGAGCCCGACCAGAACTTGCGTGAGGTTGGGTGCGGCCTTCGAGAGGGAGACATTGCCTCCCTTGGCGAGCGTAACGCCCATGATCGCTGATCCTCCCCGAGGTGTGGAACGGTTGACTAGCACGTCCGGCGCCGCACTGAGGTGCGGCGCCGGACGGAGTGAATCCTGCTCAGACGTTGACGCGGAACTCAGACGTTGACGCCGAAGTCCTGCGCGATACCGCGCAGCCCGGAGGCGTACCCCTGGCCAATGGCGCGGAACTTCCACTCCGCGCCGTTGCGGTAGAGCTCGCCGAAGACCATGGCGGTCTCCGTCGACGCGTCCTCACTGAGGTCGTACCGCGCCAGCTCGGAGTTGTCCGCCTCGTTCACCACGCGGATGTACGCGTTGCGGACCTGGCCGAAGCTCTGCTGGCGGCTCTCGGCCTCGTAGATCGAGACCGGGAACACGATCTTCGAGACATCGGCGGGCACACCGGCGAGATTCACCTTGATGACCTCGTCGTCGCCCTCGCCCTCACCGGTGAGGTTGTCACCGGTGTGCTCGACCGAGCCGTCGGGGCTCTTGAGGTTGTTGAAGAAGACGAAGTTCGAGTCGTTGGCGACCTTGCCCTCTTCGTTCGTCAGCAGAGCGCTGGCGTCGAGGTCGAAGTCACCACCTGTGGTGGTGCGTGCATCCCATCCGAGACCGACGATGACCGCGGTCAGATTGGGTGCGGCCTTGGTCAGCGAGACGTTGCCGCCCTTGCTGAGGCTGACTCCCACGAGTCCTCCCAATTGGTTTCGAGGGGCCGAGGAGGGCCCTTGCCCCCGTTTTTACGTGGCATCGGATCAACGAACCGATCCTAGTGACCGGTTCCCGGACACGGCAGGCTCTTCACCGGCCGGGTCAGAGGGTGTCGAGCGCCTTGGCGTACTCGTTCAGGTCACGAGCGTCCGGCAGACCGTTGACGACGGTCCAGCGGACGACGCCCTCCTTGTCGATGATGAAGGTCCCGCGCACCGCGCACCCCTTCTCCTCGTCGAAGACGCCGTACGCCCGCGAGGCCTCGCCGTGCGGCCAGAAGTCGGAGAGCAGCGGGTATTCGAGGCCCTCCTGCTCCGCGAAGACGCGCAGCGTGTGGATGGAGTCGTTGGAGACGGCGAGCAGCTGCACGTCGTCGTTGACGAACTTCGGCAGCTCGTCGCGGAGGGCGCAGAGCTCGCCGGTGCACACGCCGGTGAAAGCGAAGGGGTAGAAGAGCAGCACCACGTTCTTCTCGCCGCGGAAGTCCGAGAGGCGGACGGTCCGGCCGTGGTTGTCCTTCAGCTCGAAATCCGGGGCCTCGGTGCCGACCTCGATCGCCATGAAAACGCTTCCCTTCGGTGGGGCCATTCGAATGATGCCCACCCTATGGCCTCGCTGCCGGCCCCACCGGGGGCGGGCGGCCCCGCATCGGGACAGGGGGAAGCGGAGCCCCGGAACAGGGGGAAGCCCCCGCCGGCAGGACGGCCGGCGGGGGCTTCTCGGGGCTTATGGCGACTCAGCGCTTGCCGGACCTTGCCACCTTCGGTGTGACCAGACGGCTCCCCGTCCAGTCCTTGCCGGCATTGATGCTCTTGGTCTGGGCCAGACCGGCTGTCTGAGATGCCTCGTTGATGTCGCTCGGCTCGACGTAACCGTCACGGCCGGTCTTGGGGGTCAGCAGCCAGACCGCGCCGCCGTCGTCGACCAGACCGATGGCGTCCACCAGCGCGTCCGTAAGGTCGCCGTCCTCGTCGCGGAACCACAACACGACAGCGTCAGCCACGTCGTCGTAGTCCTCGTCGACGAGTTCCTGGCCGATGACGCTCTCAATACCCTCACGGAGTTCCTGCTCGACGTCGTCGTCGTAGCCGATCTCCTGGACCACTTGTCCGGGCTCGAACCCCAGGCGTGCTGCCTGATTGGTCCGCTCCTCCGCGTGGTCCGCGGTCGCGCTCACGGTTTGCCTCCTGATCGTTTTTGGAAATGCACCAGCCACGCGCGTGCGCGGGGCGTTGGCCGTAGTCCACACGGGCGGGACCGATCGCGCAAGTACCCAGCGGTCGAGACAGCCGAAACGGTGACGTTTCCTGGCACCTCACCCCAACCTCAGGCAGGTCCTGACGGTCTCTGGTGATCCATCCCACACTGTTCATCCGTATTTGCGAGGGTTCCCCTCCATCCGGATACGTCAATTGTGCCCCGGATCCCTTTGGGAATGTCTGAGCGGGTCGGGCGTAAGGTTGCGATTTCGCCGGACCCAGCAGCGGCCTCCGGACGGGATGTCTCACCGCGTGACGGTTACCTACCCCTCGGTAGAGATGACGTCAGCGTCCTGGCGGTACACGATGGTGGCGGCGTACGCCCCGATACCGCACCACCGAACAGCGAAGGAACAGCGTGGTTTCCGGATCCGATCGCAACCCGATCATCATTGGCGGCCTTCCGAGCCAGGTCCCGGACTTCGATCCTGAAGAGACCCAGGAATGGCTCGCCTCCCTCGATGCCGCCGTCGACGAGCGCGGCCGTGAGCGTGCGCGTTATCTGATGCTCCGCCTCATCGAGCGCGCGCGCGAGAAGCGCGTGGCCGTGCCCGAGATGCGCAGCACGGACTACGTGAACACGATCGCCACCAAGGACGAGCCGTTCTTCCCGGGCAACGAGGAGATCGAGCGCAAGGTCCTGAACGCCACCCGCTGGAACGCGGCCGTGATGGTCTCGCGCGCCCAGCGCCCCGGTATCGGGGTCGGCGGCCACATCGCCACCTTCGCCTCCTCCGCTTCGCTGTACGACGTGGGCTTCAACCACTTCTTCCGTGGCAAGGACGACGGTCTCGGCGGCGACCAGGTCTTCTTCCAGGGGCACGCGTCCCCCGGCATCTACGCCCGCGCCTTCCTGCTCGACCGGCTCTCCGAGCAGCAGCTCGACGGGTTCCGCCAGGAGAAGTCGAAGGCTCCCTACGGGCTGTCCAGCTACCCGCACCCGCGGCTGATGCCGGACTTCTGGGAGTTCCCGACCGTCTCGATGGGCCTCGGCCCGCTCGGCGCGATCTACCAGGCGCGGATGAACCGCTACATGGAGGCGCGCGGGATCGCGGACACCTCCAAGTCGCATGTCTGGGCCTACCTCGGCGACGGCGAGATGGACGAGCCCGAGTCGCTCGGCCAGCTCTCCATCGCCGCCCGTGAGGGCCTGGACAACCTGACCTTCGTCGTCAACTGCAACCTCCAGCGCCTCGACGGCCCGGTACGCGGCAACGGCAAGATCATCCAGGAGCTGGAGTCGCAGTTCCGCGGCGCCGGCTGGAACGTCATCAAGCTGGTCTGGGACCGGAGCTGGGACCCGCTGCTGGCCCAGGACCGCGACGGCACCCTGGTCAACAAGATGAACACCACGCCGGACGGCCAGTTCCAGACGTACGCCACCGAGAGCGGCGCTTACATCCGTGAGCACTTCTTCGGCACCGACCAGCGGCTGCGCAAGATGGTCGAGGACATGTCCGACGAGCAGATCCTGCACCTCGGGCGCGGCGGGCACGACCACCGGAAGGTGTTCGCGGCCTACACGGCGGCCAAGGAGCACAAGGGCCAGCCGACGGTGATCCTCGCCCAGACCATCAAGGGCTGGACGCTGGGCCCGAACTTCGAGGGCCGCAACGCGACCCACCAGATGAAGAAGCTGACCGCGGACGACCTGAAGCGCTTCCGGGACCGGCTGCACCTGCCGATCGCGGACAAGGACCTGGAGGACGGCAACCCGCCGTACTACCACCCGGGCCGGGACTCCGAAGAGATCCAGTACATGCACGACCACCGCAAGTCCTGCGGCGGTTACGTGCCGACCAGGGTGGTCCGCGCCAAGCCGCTGCCGCTGCCCCCGGACAAGACGTACGCCATCGCGAAGAAGGGTTCGGGCCACCAGTCGATCGCCACCACCATGGCGTTCGTCCGGGTCCTGAAGGACCTCATGCGGGACAAGGAGATCGGCAAGCGCTTCGTGCTGATCGCCCCCGACGAGTACCGCACCTTCGGTATGGACGCGTTCTTCCCGAGCGCGAAGATCTACAACCCGCTCGGCCAGCAGTACGAGTCGGTGGACCGCGAACTGCTGCTCGCGTACAAGGAGTCGCCGACCGGGCAGATGCTGCACGACGGCATCTCCGAGGCCGGCTGCACGGCGTCGCTGATCGCGGCCGGTTCGGCGTACGCCACGCACGGCGAGCCGATGATCCCGGTGTACGTCTTCTACTCGATGTTCGGATTCCAGCGGACCGGCGACCAGTTCTGGCAGATGGGCGACCAGCTGGCGCGCGGCTTCGTGCTCGGCGCGACCGCCGGGCGGACCACGCTGACGGGTGAGGGGCTCCAGCACGCGGACGGCCACTCGCAGCTGCTCGCGTCGACCAACCCGGCCTGTGTCGCCTACGACCCGGCGTTCGGTTTCGAGATCGCGTACATCGTCCAGGACGGTCTGCGCCGGATGTACGGCGAGACGGCGGACGGCAGGGCGGGCGAGGACGTCTTCTACTACCTCACCGTCTACAACGAGCCGATCCAGCATCCGGCGGAGCCCGAGGACGTCGACGTCGACGGCATCCTCCAGGGCATCCACCGCTTCAAGCCGGGCGAGCGGGGCCGGATCCCGGCGCAGATCATGGCGTCCGGCGTGGCCGTCCCGTGGGCCGTCGAGGCCCAGCAGATCCTCGCCGACGAGTGGGACGTGAAGGCCGATGTC
This genomic interval carries:
- a CDS encoding TerD family protein encodes the protein MGVSLSKGGNVSLTKAAPNLTAVIVGLGWDARTTTGGDFDLDASALLTNEEGKVANDSNFVFFNNLKSPDGSVEHTGDNLTGEGEGDDEVIKVNLAGVPADVSKIVFPVSIYEAESRQQSFGQVRNAYIRVVNEADNSELARYDLSEDASTETAMVFGELYRNGAEWKFRAIGQGYASGLRGIAQDFGVNV
- the aceE gene encoding pyruvate dehydrogenase (acetyl-transferring), homodimeric type, with translation MVSGSDRNPIIIGGLPSQVPDFDPEETQEWLASLDAAVDERGRERARYLMLRLIERAREKRVAVPEMRSTDYVNTIATKDEPFFPGNEEIERKVLNATRWNAAVMVSRAQRPGIGVGGHIATFASSASLYDVGFNHFFRGKDDGLGGDQVFFQGHASPGIYARAFLLDRLSEQQLDGFRQEKSKAPYGLSSYPHPRLMPDFWEFPTVSMGLGPLGAIYQARMNRYMEARGIADTSKSHVWAYLGDGEMDEPESLGQLSIAAREGLDNLTFVVNCNLQRLDGPVRGNGKIIQELESQFRGAGWNVIKLVWDRSWDPLLAQDRDGTLVNKMNTTPDGQFQTYATESGAYIREHFFGTDQRLRKMVEDMSDEQILHLGRGGHDHRKVFAAYTAAKEHKGQPTVILAQTIKGWTLGPNFEGRNATHQMKKLTADDLKRFRDRLHLPIADKDLEDGNPPYYHPGRDSEEIQYMHDHRKSCGGYVPTRVVRAKPLPLPPDKTYAIAKKGSGHQSIATTMAFVRVLKDLMRDKEIGKRFVLIAPDEYRTFGMDAFFPSAKIYNPLGQQYESVDRELLLAYKESPTGQMLHDGISEAGCTASLIAAGSAYATHGEPMIPVYVFYSMFGFQRTGDQFWQMGDQLARGFVLGATAGRTTLTGEGLQHADGHSQLLASTNPACVAYDPAFGFEIAYIVQDGLRRMYGETADGRAGEDVFYYLTVYNEPIQHPAEPEDVDVDGILQGIHRFKPGERGRIPAQIMASGVAVPWAVEAQQILADEWDVKADVWSATSWNELRREAVEVERHNLLHPEEEQRVPYVTRKLSDSEGPFVAVSDWMRSVPDQIARWVPGPYQSLGADGFGFADTRGAARRFFHIDAQSIVVSVLTELAKQGKVDRSALKQAIDRYQLLDVSSADPGAAGGDA
- a CDS encoding DUF475 domain-containing protein; amino-acid sequence: MLLKTFGWSFVITVVGLAAAVIYDGWTALGVVAILGVLEISLSFDNAVINAGILKKMSAFWQKIFLTVGVLIAVFGMRLVFPVVIVAISAKINPIEAVKLAVNEKDHYQQLVTDAHPSIAAFGGMFLMMIFLDFIFEDRDIQWLRWIERPLAKLGKVDMLSVCIALVVLLISSFTVATHAHQHGGVHADKAQTVLISGIAGLIAYLVVGGLSGYFENRLEEDEEREQEAEEEARKSGSAVPAVMMAGKAAFFMFLYLEVLDASFSFDGVIGAFAITNDIVLMTLGLGIGAMYVRSLTVYLVRQGTLDDYVFLEHGAHYAIGALSVILLVTIQYDINEIITGLVGVVLIGLSFWSSVRRNKRIAAEGGGGSGDRTEVPSGV
- a CDS encoding peroxiredoxin, which translates into the protein MAIEVGTEAPDFELKDNHGRTVRLSDFRGEKNVVLLFYPFAFTGVCTGELCALRDELPKFVNDDVQLLAVSNDSIHTLRVFAEQEGLEYPLLSDFWPHGEASRAYGVFDEEKGCAVRGTFIIDKEGVVRWTVVNGLPDARDLNEYAKALDTL
- a CDS encoding TerD family protein, whose amino-acid sequence is MGVTLAKGGNVSLSKAAPNLTQVLVGLGWDARSTTGADFDLDASALLCQSGRVLGDEYFIFYNQLTSPDGSVEHTGDNLTGEGEGDDESIIVDLSKVPAHCDKIVFPVSIHEADSRGQTFGQVANAFIRVVNQADGQELARYDLSEDASTETAMIFGELYRYGGEWKFRAVGQGYASGLRGIALDFGVNVS
- a CDS encoding DUF3052 domain-containing protein gives rise to the protein MSATADHAEERTNQAARLGFEPGQVVQEIGYDDDVEQELREGIESVIGQELVDEDYDDVADAVVLWFRDEDGDLTDALVDAIGLVDDGGAVWLLTPKTGRDGYVEPSDINEASQTAGLAQTKSINAGKDWTGSRLVTPKVARSGKR